The window GCTGGCCGCATATTGGCTGTTGTTATTATGTTTTTCGGCATAGGCCTGCTGGGTACGCTCAGTGCAGGGCTTGCCTCGATTTTGATCAACAGAAAGATGAGGGAGAATAGGGGAATGTGTCCTGCAACATTTGAAGAACATATTATCATTTGTGAATGGAACCATCGGGCAAAGGCTATTTTGAACGAGTTGCGGGCTGATCCCCAGACTGAGCAGACCCCTGTGGTGTTGATTGCCGATATAGAAGAAGTTCCGCTTGAGGACCCTTATTTGGTCTTTATTCGCGGAGTGGTTTGCGAGGAAACTCTGGAAAAGGCCCATCTGAAAAAGGCGCAAACGATTATTGTGCTCGGGGACGATACTGCAGAGCCCACTGCCCGTGATGCCAAGGTGGTGCTCACCACTCTGGCCGTTGAAAGCATGAATCCCCATGTGTATAGTGTAGTTGAATTGGTGGATAAGAAAAACGAGGCCCATTGTCTCCGCGCCAATGCAGACGAAATTATTATCGGCAGTGAATTGAGTAGCCATCTGATTGCCAGTGCTGCTTCTGACCACGGTATCAGTCGGGTTGTGACGGAATTGCTGAGCAGTCGCTATGGTAATGAACTCTATTCCATGCCAGTCCCGGAGAGCATGGCCGGAAAAAATTTTCTGGATGTCTTTATTGCCATGAAGACAGAGCATAACATCACTGTCTTTGGTGTGCAGAAGGGGAGGGCTGGGGAGTTTATCCCTAATCCCAATGCTGAGTATTGCCTTGCGCCTGATGATTTGCTCCTGGTGATTTCGAAAGATCGGATCAGAAAGTAATTCAACAGAAAATTTACTGGTCCTCCTTACCCTGCTTTGCTCGCATGTACAGGCGGGGATGAGATAAATAACAAGCCGGAGAGCCCGAGTTCTGTTGTTCCGCTGGATGGAGTATTTATGAGAGAGCTTCTGCTGCTTGATCTTGCCGGGTTTCGTTGCGGTGTTTGGAAAGAAGAAATACTTTCCCATGATGAACAGAGCATACACTGGCTGACAGATAAGGAAGGGCCTGTCAGGGCTATCGCCATGATGGGAGCGCACCCGGTCAGTCTGGTGGATCTTTCTTATTGTCTCGGGCTTGCACCTGCCCGGAGAGGTCGTATATATCCGGTGCTCGTTCCTGCTGGCCACGATTTTTCTATCGGCTTTGTTGTCGAACAAAAGCTAGAGGGAGTACAGGTGTCTGCTTCCGCTGTTTTTTCTCTGCCCACCTACGTACAAACCTCCTACATTGACAGTTGCGTTGAGCTCGACGGTGAACTTGTCCCCCTGATTAATATTCAGGCTATCCATACCCAGGTGTCACAGGGTAGTTATGTTCCTCAGGCGCCGCTGTTGCAGCTTCCAGCCCAAAAAGAGGAGAAGGCGTCCTCTCTTAGTGCTCTTCGGGGATTTAGCTATAATAAGAAATCCTTTGCAGCCTCTGTTGACTATTTTGCACTAGAGCAGGCCTTATCTCCTGGATCTCTTACCACGCTTCCGCTTCTGCCTCCCTTTGTCCGGGGGATCACACTCCATCATCAGCAAGTCCTCACCGTTCTTGATATTGGGAGATACCTGCAACTGGGGACAGAGCCAGAAGGACAGGATGAAAAATGGCTGATCAGCACGGTTGCCGGACAAGGCTTTGCCTTTGTTATTCATGATGACCAGGGTGTGTTGCCTGCTGAAGCTGTTGCCCTGACCCCGTTGCCGTTGCTGATTCGTTCTGACTGGCGACAGCAGGCTGTCCTTTATTCCCGGAAGATTATTCCTGTGCTTGATATCCGGGCGCTACTTTCCTGTCAGACCCATGAAATGGGATATCCCACCCTGGCTCCGCGTTTGCAGGCAGACAGCTCTTTTGAAGCGGCATTTGGTCAGGAGCAGGTCGAGATAGTGGAGTTCTCTCTCTGTAACATGGTGCATGCCCTTCCTGATATTGAGGTGCTTGATACCTTCCCTTTTACGCATTGTCAGAAGCTTGCCGAAACCAGAGGGCTTGTTGCTGGGGTGACTCTCTATAAGGACGAACTCCTTCCTGTGCTGGATCCGGCTCGCTGTTTCGGGCGCACATCCCAGCCTACGCCAACATGGACCTTGCTTCTGGTTTGTAATGGCGATCTACGCGCCCTTGTTCTGGTGGAAGAGGTTCTGGGAAAACGGTCTCTCAATATCAGCGAGCAGCGCCAGCTCCCCTTTACGGTTCCCCATTCCTGTGTATATGGTTGCTATCCGATGGCCAGCCGAGTGGGTTTGATTCTCAATATCCTGGCTCTGACCGTATATTTTGATGACGAGCAGTCCAGTGAGCTGTTCCTCTTTGCAGACGACTTACTGCCTCCTGTTCTGGAGACTCAGGAGCAGCAGGAGGGGATTGACTCGAATATCGAACAGGGAGATCAGGTTGGTGATGCTAGTGAAGCTGTTGCCTCGGTTATTGGTCAGGAAGAGGGGGGGGATGAGAATGCGCTTCCTGCGGTACGAGAGGAAAGCGTGGAGGATGATCTTTCTCCATTTCCTGCATCTGGCGACTTTCCTCTCCTTCCTCTTGTTGACGAAGGGGAGGGAGAGGAAAATGATTCGTATCATGCATTGGAAGAAAAAGAACCTGTTGCATCCTGGGATTTAGAAGAGAAAGCCTCGCTCCTCCTCAGAGAAGAGCAAGATAGTTTGGTGAAGGCTGTTGTAGCCTCAATGCTGACCCGAAAGGCAGGTGAATATGCTGATTCGGCAACAGGAGAGAGCTTTGCTGATGCTTCCCTTGACGATGTCACCGGTTTGGATGAGAGCGAGGAAACTGAGGATATCTTTTCCTCTGTTGTCGCCGCAATGCTGACTGGGAATGGACACGATTTAGATGAAGAGGCGTGGGATATACCGGAACTTCGCCCTGCGCTAAAAGATGGAGATACTTCGGCCTCTGATGCAGGTGGTGATGAAGGTGATGAGGAAACGCAGAAAGAAGAAGCCTCTCAGGAAACGGAGCTGCATGCCGATGCTTTGCCTCCATCCTCTGAGATGGAACTCCCCGATGAAGCAGAATCCTCGTTCAATGCCGCTCCTGTTTTATTGACAGAAGAGCCAGATGCGGTAGTGAACTCTACCTTGGCATTAATACTTCAAGGGAAAACGGAGGCACTGGATG is drawn from Candidatus Electrothrix aestuarii and contains these coding sequences:
- a CDS encoding ion channel, producing MKNRLKRLYLFFQRENLLYLLGLILGMILCSSALIAFFEEKLSFSDGVWWSIVTLTTVGYGDISPATPAGRILAVVIMFFGIGLLGTLSAGLASILINRKMRENRGMCPATFEEHIIICEWNHRAKAILNELRADPQTEQTPVVLIADIEEVPLEDPYLVFIRGVVCEETLEKAHLKKAQTIIVLGDDTAEPTARDAKVVLTTLAVESMNPHVYSVVELVDKKNEAHCLRANADEIIIGSELSSHLIASAASDHGISRVVTELLSSRYGNELYSMPVPESMAGKNFLDVFIAMKTEHNITVFGVQKGRAGEFIPNPNAEYCLAPDDLLLVISKDRIRK